The window CGAAATTCCAAAATTGGAAGTGAGCGTTATAATTCCAGATGAGGGTGGAGTCGAATGCCAAATCTTAGATGAAGATACAGTGATGTTTGATATCTTACCAGTAGCCCCCTCTAAAGGTTCCCTTCTAAGGAACGTTAATCCGGAAACTATCCCTTACACCTTTAACGAGATTTACGAAAGCGGGGAATGGTATCCAGTTAATCCTTATGAATTACGCGAGCCTTTTGGTATTCGGGATTATCGTGGTATCACCATCCGCTTGAATATTTTTCGACATAATCCCGCCTTAAAAAGGTTGAAAGTAGCGAGAAACTTTGAAGTTATCGTCACCTATGAAAAACCTCAATTGGTTTATAGAGATAGTATATCAGAGAGTTTCTGGGAGATTTACGATGACCTCTTTCTAAACTTCTCGCCAAACCGCTACGGGGTTCTTATGCACGGCATAAGGATGACGATAATAACCCATTACGCATTTTACAATGAAGCGATGCGTTTAAGGGAATGGAAGATGAAAAAAGGAATCATCGTCCGAGAGGTTCACAGTGTATCTTACCCAACCGCTGACTACATCAAAAATTATATCTACGACCAGTACCTGGCAGGTGTTGACTACTTCTTGTTTATCGGTGACTTAACCCATATCCCATCTTTGAGGGAGGAAGGTTGGCTCTCCGACCCACGCTATGTTATTATATATCCGAACTCTGAGGACCCGTATCCTGATGCCTTCATCTCCTGAATCTCCGGAATGACCATCCAGGAGATAAGAAACCAGATTGATAAGATTCTCTACTATGAGAGACTTTCACCGCTTCCCTCCTCTCTTGACTGGACGGAAAAGGCGCTGGTAATGGCAAGCCACCAAAGCGGTGGTTCATCACACCCTATACCTGACTCGGTCCATAAAAATAATATGAGAGAAAGGCTCTTCCGGAAATACAGACTCGTTGATAAACTCTATGACTACGCGGCTATTCCAAGTAATGTCAAACAGATATTGGAAAATGGTAGAGGTTTTTTAAACTTTCTGGGTCATGGTGACCCGACCAAATGGTTCTTCCGAGACCCTCCTGTTAACCCGGTATTCAGTATAGAAGATGTGAATACCCAACAGAACCCCT is drawn from candidate division WOR-3 bacterium and contains these coding sequences:
- a CDS encoding C25 family peptidase propeptide domain-containing protein, which gives rise to MSDDRSGRRFRVTIYGFYLDTVYIEGKSFSSISLPTASYPLEKGNPEIPKLEVSVIIPDEGGVECQILDEDTVMFDILPVAPSKGSLLRNVNPETIPYTFNEIYESGEWYPVNPYELREPFGIRDYRGITIRLNIFRHNPALKRLKVARNFEVIVTYEKPQLVYRDSISESFWEIYDDLFLNFSPNRYGVLMHGIRMTIITHYAFYNEAMRLREWKMKKGIIVREVHSVSYPTADYIKNYIYDQYLAGVDYFLFIGDLTHIPSLREEGWLSDPRYVIIYPNSEDPYPDAFIS